One genomic window of Pseudomonas sp. LFM046 includes the following:
- a CDS encoding gamma-glutamylcyclotransferase: MASSTRKLTAELVARVERMEPDPGPEPGTREHTEAEFAAMAEALLDEYRPTELWVFAYGSLIWNPEFDFLESCRATAFGWHRSFCLTLTRWRGTREFPALMLALDRGGSCQGMAFRLPAQDHSGQLAQLLAREIDANPPTNVPRWITVRTGQGLLRALAFVAARDGNAYAGQLPPERVAHVLARAAGHWGSAAQYLFRTVTMLEEHGIRDRNLWRIQSLVADEIEDAGLDGHQVPEARFMQR; the protein is encoded by the coding sequence ATGGCAAGCAGCACGAGGAAGCTGACCGCCGAGCTGGTCGCCCGCGTCGAGCGGATGGAGCCGGACCCGGGCCCCGAGCCCGGCACCCGGGAGCACACGGAAGCCGAGTTCGCGGCCATGGCCGAGGCACTCCTGGATGAATACCGCCCGACCGAACTCTGGGTGTTCGCCTACGGTTCGCTGATCTGGAACCCGGAGTTCGATTTTCTCGAGAGTTGCCGCGCCACCGCCTTCGGCTGGCACCGTTCCTTCTGCCTCACCCTCACCCGCTGGCGCGGAACCCGCGAGTTCCCGGCGCTGATGCTGGCCCTGGACCGGGGCGGCAGCTGCCAGGGCATGGCGTTTCGACTGCCGGCGCAGGATCACTCAGGGCAGCTGGCGCAACTGCTGGCCCGTGAAATAGACGCCAACCCGCCCACCAATGTGCCGCGCTGGATCACTGTGCGGACCGGGCAAGGGCTGTTGCGCGCCCTCGCCTTCGTCGCCGCCCGCGATGGCAACGCCTATGCGGGCCAGCTGCCGCCGGAGCGGGTCGCCCATGTGCTGGCGAGGGCCGCCGGCCACTGGGGCTCGGCGGCCCAGTACCTGTTCCGCACCGTGACCATGCTGGAGGAGCACGGCATCCGCGACCGCAACCTGTGGCGCATCCAGAGTCTGGTGGCGGACGAGATCGAAGACGCCGGCCTGGACGGGCATCAGGTCCCGGAAGCGCGTTTCATGCAGCGCTGA
- a CDS encoding LysR family transcriptional regulator, translated as MIASLPALVSRLRLKQLRLLIALDEQGSLHKAAEEIAITQPGATKALNEIEAAFGARLFSRTSQGLEPNDLGRCAIRYARLIHTDLAHLRDEMIGILQGQGGRLSVGVVMGAVPLLVRSLERLREAQPELSVEVVEDTSARLLGLLDQGRLDLAICRTSVSPRPDAYDSHELYQEQLRVVANPAHPLASATHLDLEQLAGYRWVVFPANMPMRLVLEREFSQAGLEFPRYPVETASTFTTLMLLRQDPDLIALMPSEVADAAVGLGTLTTLPLQLHSRSEPFSVVVRRGAPLSPPARLLWTELEAEDQPISD; from the coding sequence ATGATCGCCTCCCTCCCCGCCCTGGTTTCCCGCCTGCGCCTGAAGCAACTGCGCCTGCTCATCGCCCTGGATGAACAGGGCTCGCTGCACAAGGCGGCCGAAGAGATCGCCATCACCCAGCCCGGCGCCACCAAGGCGTTGAACGAGATCGAAGCGGCCTTCGGCGCGCGTCTGTTCAGCCGCACCAGCCAGGGCCTGGAACCCAATGACCTGGGGCGCTGCGCCATTCGTTATGCGCGGCTGATCCATACCGATCTGGCGCACCTGCGGGACGAGATGATCGGCATTCTCCAGGGCCAGGGCGGGCGCTTGTCGGTGGGGGTGGTGATGGGCGCGGTGCCGCTGCTGGTGCGCAGCCTGGAGCGACTGCGGGAGGCCCAGCCGGAGCTGTCTGTGGAGGTGGTGGAAGACACCAGCGCGCGCTTGCTGGGACTGCTGGACCAGGGCCGGCTGGACCTGGCCATCTGCCGAACCAGCGTCAGCCCTCGGCCGGATGCCTACGACAGCCATGAGCTGTATCAGGAGCAGCTGCGCGTGGTCGCCAATCCAGCCCACCCCCTGGCCAGCGCCACGCATCTGGACCTGGAGCAGTTGGCCGGCTACCGCTGGGTGGTCTTCCCGGCGAACATGCCGATGCGGCTGGTGCTGGAGCGCGAATTCAGCCAGGCGGGCCTGGAGTTTCCGCGCTACCCGGTGGAAACCGCGTCCACCTTCACCACGCTGATGCTGCTGCGCCAGGACCCGGACCTGATCGCCCTGATGCCTTCGGAAGTCGCCGACGCAGCGGTCGGCCTCGGCACCCTGACGACCCTTCCCCTGCAATTGCATTCCCGCAGTGAACCCTTCTCCGTGGTGGTGCGCCGCGGCGCCCCGCTTTCCCCACCGGCGCGCCTGCTATGGACCGAACTGGAGGCCGAAGACCAGCCCATTTCGGACTGA
- a CDS encoding aldehyde dehydrogenase (NADP(+)) yields the protein MTVISGFNFIAGGRSAAGTLTVQSFDATTGEALPYLFHQATQAEVDAAARAAEAAYPAFRNLPASRRAEFLDAIADELDALGDDFIATVCRETALPTARIQGERGRTSGQMRLFATVLRRGDFYGARIDRALPERKPLPRPDLRQYRIGVGPVAVFGASNFPLAFSTAGGDTAAALAAGCPVVFKAHSGHMATAEWVADAIVRAAEKTAMPAGVFNMIYGGGVGEWLVKHPAIQAVGFTGSLRGGRALCDMAAARPQPIPVFAEMSSINPVLLLPEALKSRGEQVAQELAASVVLGAGQFCTNPGLVIGIRSPEFSAFLERFAALMGDQPAQTMLNAGGLTSYRQGLEHLEQHPGVSHLAGAKQEGNQARAQLFKADVSLLLEGDELLQEEVFGPTTVVVEVADKAELTRALHSLRGQLTATLIAEPADLATFGDLASLLEHKAGRLLLNGYPTGVEVCDAMVHGGPYPATSDARGTSVGTLAIDRFLRPVCYQNYPDALLPDALKNANPLSIQRLVDGVSTRDAV from the coding sequence ATGACCGTCATCAGCGGCTTCAACTTCATCGCCGGTGGCCGCAGCGCCGCCGGCACCCTCACCGTGCAAAGCTTCGACGCCACCACCGGCGAAGCGCTGCCCTACCTGTTCCACCAGGCCACCCAGGCCGAAGTGGACGCCGCCGCCCGCGCAGCCGAGGCTGCCTATCCGGCGTTCCGCAACCTGCCCGCCAGCCGCCGCGCCGAATTCCTCGACGCCATCGCTGACGAGCTGGACGCCCTGGGCGACGACTTCATCGCCACCGTCTGCCGCGAAACCGCACTGCCTACGGCGCGCATCCAGGGTGAGCGTGGCCGCACCAGTGGCCAGATGCGCCTGTTCGCCACGGTGTTGCGCCGCGGGGACTTCTACGGCGCCCGCATCGACCGCGCCTTGCCCGAGCGCAAGCCCCTGCCGCGCCCGGACCTGCGTCAGTACCGCATCGGCGTCGGCCCGGTGGCGGTGTTCGGCGCCAGCAACTTCCCCCTGGCTTTCTCCACGGCCGGTGGCGACACCGCCGCCGCCCTGGCTGCCGGCTGCCCGGTGGTGTTCAAGGCCCACAGCGGCCACATGGCCACCGCTGAGTGGGTGGCCGACGCCATCGTTCGCGCGGCAGAGAAAACCGCCATGCCGGCAGGCGTGTTCAACATGATCTACGGCGGCGGGGTCGGGGAATGGCTGGTCAAGCATCCGGCCATCCAGGCCGTGGGCTTCACCGGTTCCCTGCGTGGCGGCCGCGCCCTCTGCGACATGGCCGCCGCGCGTCCGCAACCCATCCCGGTATTCGCCGAGATGAGCAGCATCAACCCCGTCCTGCTGCTGCCCGAAGCCCTCAAGAGCCGTGGCGAGCAGGTGGCTCAGGAATTGGCCGCCTCGGTGGTGCTGGGGGCAGGGCAGTTCTGTACCAACCCGGGGCTGGTGATCGGCATCCGTTCGCCGGAGTTCTCCGCATTCCTCGAACGTTTCGCTGCCCTGATGGGCGACCAGCCGGCCCAGACCATGCTCAATGCCGGCGGCCTCACGAGCTATCGCCAGGGGCTGGAGCACCTGGAGCAACACCCCGGCGTCAGCCACCTGGCCGGGGCGAAACAGGAAGGCAATCAGGCCCGTGCCCAACTGTTCAAGGCCGATGTGAGCCTGCTGCTGGAAGGGGATGAACTGCTGCAGGAGGAAGTCTTCGGCCCCACCACCGTGGTCGTCGAAGTGGCCGACAAGGCGGAACTGACCCGCGCCCTGCACAGCCTGCGCGGCCAGCTCACCGCCACCCTGATCGCTGAACCGGCGGACCTCGCCACCTTTGGCGACCTGGCCAGCCTGCTGGAACACAAGGCCGGCCGCCTGCTGCTCAACGGCTACCCCACAGGCGTGGAAGTCTGCGACGCCATGGTCCACGGCGGCCCGTATCCCGCCACCTCGGATGCCCGTGGTACCTCGGTCGGAACGCTGGCCATCGACCGATTCCTGCGGCCGGTGTGCTACCAGAACTACCCCGATGCGCTGCTGCCGGATGCCCTGAAGAATGCCAATCCGCTGAGCATTCAGCGGCTGGTGGACGGGGTGAGTACGAGGGACGCGGTTTAA
- a CDS encoding cysteine dioxygenase family protein: protein MPNSVLSSFIERATELSRMQSKPCDCVAALAPLMMDLIDKAPGFLEEQHYRSDPNHYSRNLIYRAEDDGLSLYALVWMPGQWTPVHDHGSWGVVGIVEGVLEERSYVCLSPDRTRDEGIDLVRGGMILLPPGAVTSFVPNPDHIHITGVPAERGRAVSLHLYGRMMNNFHIYDVEAGKRYLTELQHNPN, encoded by the coding sequence GTGCCGAACTCTGTATTGAGCAGCTTTATTGAGCGGGCCACTGAGCTGAGCCGTATGCAATCGAAACCTTGCGACTGCGTGGCGGCGCTGGCACCGCTCATGATGGACCTCATCGACAAGGCGCCCGGCTTCCTGGAAGAGCAGCACTATCGCAGCGACCCCAATCATTACTCGCGCAATCTCATCTACCGCGCCGAGGATGACGGCCTGTCGCTCTATGCCCTGGTGTGGATGCCCGGCCAATGGACGCCTGTTCATGACCATGGCAGCTGGGGCGTGGTGGGTATCGTCGAGGGCGTGCTGGAGGAACGCAGTTACGTCTGCCTGTCGCCGGATCGGACGCGCGATGAAGGCATCGATCTGGTTCGCGGCGGGATGATTCTTTTGCCGCCAGGTGCCGTCACAAGCTTCGTGCCGAACCCCGATCACATTCACATTACGGGCGTTCCCGCTGAACGAGGGCGTGCCGTGAGCCTGCATCTGTACGGGCGAATGATGAACAACTTCCACATATACGATGTAGAAGCTGGCAAGCGGTATCTGACGGAACTGCAACACAATCCCAATTGA
- a CDS encoding alpha/beta fold hydrolase, translating into MSISPSTPQTASTAKRRPSAAKPRRRSKNDDPASDSPQHELIGTASNQTLAGNPLVSVRPADLASSAGYLLKAVGKSPLKAGYHLGGYLKSLGSIVRGNSEIAPDPKDKRFADPAWQSNFLLRALLQSYLAGQSEFTRFIESTDLAPLEKSRAQFVASLLADAVAPSNLPLTNPVALRKLVDTGGMSLARGIRQFTHDLVNNRGLPAQVDSTPFKVGENIAAAKGEVVFRNEMFELLQFAPTTENVHARPLVMSPPQINKYYAIDLSPEKSLIKWIQDSGVNLFVISWRNPTAEHRDWGLSDYALCLDQAVDVACKITGSPDVNMWGSCSGGITLAAYLGWLAARGEGHKVANTSWAVCVLDMPSALDDTTLGLFTTPSALRAAKASSRRKGVLSGQDMARMFAWMRPNDLIWNYWVNNYLLGNKPPAFDILAWNNDTTRLPAQLHADYLDLVQLNPYSNPGTMEIAGETIDMTQVKVGAYVIGGTTDHITPWQGCYGTARLFGEDTTYVLSNAGHLQSLVNPPGNPKSFFYAAPAAAEDPETWLQNAGERQQGSWWPHWREWIQQRSGDSLPAPKKLGSRKFPPLCPAPGTYVLER; encoded by the coding sequence ATGAGCATTTCCCCCAGTACGCCCCAGACCGCATCAACCGCCAAGCGACGCCCGTCAGCCGCCAAGCCCCGCCGCCGCAGCAAAAACGACGATCCGGCGAGTGATTCCCCCCAGCACGAACTGATTGGCACTGCGTCCAACCAGACCCTCGCCGGCAACCCGCTGGTCAGCGTGCGCCCCGCCGACCTGGCCAGCTCCGCCGGCTACCTGCTGAAGGCCGTGGGCAAGTCACCGCTCAAGGCCGGCTATCACCTCGGCGGCTACCTGAAATCGCTGGGCTCCATCGTCCGGGGCAACTCCGAAATCGCGCCGGACCCGAAGGACAAGCGCTTCGCCGATCCGGCCTGGCAATCCAATTTCCTGTTGCGCGCCCTGCTGCAGAGCTACTTGGCGGGCCAGAGCGAATTCACCCGTTTCATCGAGTCCACCGATCTCGCGCCCCTCGAAAAGAGCCGGGCCCAGTTCGTCGCGTCGCTCCTGGCCGATGCGGTGGCACCCAGCAACTTGCCGCTGACCAACCCGGTGGCGCTGCGCAAACTGGTGGACACGGGCGGCATGAGCCTGGCCCGGGGCATTCGCCAGTTCACCCACGACCTGGTCAACAACCGTGGCCTCCCGGCGCAGGTCGACAGCACGCCGTTCAAGGTGGGAGAGAACATCGCCGCCGCCAAGGGCGAGGTGGTCTTCCGCAATGAGATGTTCGAGCTGCTGCAGTTCGCACCGACCACCGAGAACGTCCATGCACGTCCGCTGGTGATGTCGCCGCCGCAGATCAACAAGTACTACGCCATCGACCTGTCGCCGGAAAAAAGCCTGATCAAGTGGATTCAGGACAGCGGCGTGAACCTGTTCGTCATCAGTTGGCGCAACCCCACCGCCGAACATCGCGACTGGGGCCTCTCCGACTACGCCCTGTGCCTCGACCAGGCCGTGGATGTGGCATGCAAGATCACCGGCAGCCCGGACGTGAACATGTGGGGCTCCTGCTCGGGCGGCATCACCCTGGCGGCGTACCTCGGCTGGCTGGCGGCACGTGGCGAAGGCCACAAGGTCGCCAACACCAGCTGGGCCGTGTGCGTACTCGACATGCCCTCGGCACTGGACGACACCACCCTCGGCCTCTTCACCACCCCGTCCGCCCTGCGCGCCGCCAAGGCCAGCTCGCGGCGCAAGGGCGTGCTGAGCGGCCAGGACATGGCGCGCATGTTCGCCTGGATGCGCCCCAACGACCTGATCTGGAATTACTGGGTCAACAACTACCTGCTGGGCAACAAGCCGCCGGCATTCGACATCCTGGCCTGGAACAACGACACCACCCGTCTGCCGGCCCAGCTGCATGCCGACTACCTCGACCTGGTCCAGCTGAACCCCTACAGCAACCCGGGCACCATGGAGATCGCCGGCGAGACGATCGACATGACCCAGGTAAAAGTCGGCGCCTACGTCATCGGCGGCACCACCGACCACATCACGCCCTGGCAGGGCTGCTACGGCACCGCCCGCCTGTTCGGCGAGGACACCACCTATGTGCTGTCCAACGCCGGCCACCTGCAGAGCCTGGTCAACCCGCCCGGCAATCCGAAGTCCTTCTTCTACGCAGCGCCTGCTGCCGCCGAAGACCCGGAAACCTGGCTGCAGAACGCCGGCGAGCGCCAGCAAGGCAGCTGGTGGCCCCATTGGCGCGAGTGGATTCAGCAACGCTCCGGGGACAGCCTGCCGGCGCCGAAGAAGCTGGGCTCACGCAAGTTCCCGCCCCTGTGCCCCGCCCCCGGCACCTATGTGCTGGAACGCTGA